The nucleotide sequence CTTCCACGGTCGCCGCCTGCTACTGATCACGACGCTGGTCGTCATGCTGATGCCCTCGGCCGCACTGGTGCTACCGACCTTCCTGGAGCTGAACTACGCCCACCTGATCAACACCCCGTTGTCGGTGATCCTGCCGTTCTCCTTCTTCCCCTTCGGCGTTTATCTCACCTACATCTACTTCTCCACAGCGGTCTCCGCGGACCTGCTGGCAGCGGCCAAGCTCGACGGATGCGGTGACTTCAAGGCGTTCTTCTACGTCGGACTGCCGCTCGCGACGCCGATCATCGCCCTGGTGGCCTTCTTCAGTTTCGTCGGCAACTGGAACAACTTCTTCCTGCCGTACGTGATGTTGCCCGGCAGCGGCCAGTATCCGATGCAGGTCGGGCTGACGCAGATGCTGGCGTCCACTCCTACCTTCAACCCCGTGGTCGGCGCCGATGCCGAGGTACAGCCGCCGGAACTCATCCTGGCGACGTTGCTGTCGGTCGCGCCGGTGCTCATCATCTTCCTGTTCTCACAGCGCTTCCTCGTGTCCGGCCTGACCGCCGGTGGAACCAAGGAGTGACGCTGCGCGGTTCGCACCCGGACCGCCGCGCGACCGGCTCGACGTACCTACGTGCTGACCCTCTGGAGA is from Jatrophihabitans telluris and encodes:
- a CDS encoding carbohydrate ABC transporter permease, with the translated sequence MSQATLSAAARARTARPADRTRGSAARISSRGLITLFLLVFVAFFLVPILWLLLAATKSPSNLVSGHAFSIGSWHDLRTNWNHLMRFQDGAVKTWMKNSVIYAVGSLIITLLVSVPAGYAMAKMDFHGRRLLLITTLVVMLMPSAALVLPTFLELNYAHLINTPLSVILPFSFFPFGVYLTYIYFSTAVSADLLAAAKLDGCGDFKAFFYVGLPLATPIIALVAFFSFVGNWNNFFLPYVMLPGSGQYPMQVGLTQMLASTPTFNPVVGADAEVQPPELILATLLSVAPVLIIFLFSQRFLVSGLTAGGTKE